One genomic window of Deinococcus peraridilitoris DSM 19664 includes the following:
- a CDS encoding MarR family winged helix-turn-helix transcriptional regulator yields MNTRTPHSHQTYPAMAAFRSCLAAYAHASERIVRRFGLTPQHYSLLVVLGAQTNGTVTVGEVAQALNIAHHGAVGLTQRAQQAGLIERIRDSHSRRRVLLHLTATGQQRLQDITQAHMNELHEQRAGLHHALHHWIKVLDENATEPA; encoded by the coding sequence GTGAACACGCGCACCCCTCACTCCCATCAAACCTACCCTGCCATGGCCGCCTTCCGCAGCTGCCTCGCCGCCTACGCCCACGCCAGTGAGCGCATCGTGCGTCGCTTCGGACTGACACCACAACATTACTCTCTGCTCGTCGTCCTCGGCGCCCAAACCAACGGCACCGTCACGGTCGGCGAGGTGGCACAGGCCCTCAACATCGCTCATCACGGGGCCGTCGGCCTGACCCAACGCGCACAGCAGGCCGGGCTGATCGAACGCATCCGCGATTCTCACAGCCGACGGCGCGTGCTGCTGCACCTCACCGCGACCGGGCAGCAACGCCTTCAAGACATCACCCAGGCACACATGAACGAACTCCACGAGCAACGCGCCGGACTTCATCACGCTCTCCACCACTGGATCAAGGTACTCGACGAAAACGCGACCGAACCTGCCTGA
- a CDS encoding IS630 family transposase: MAILAKARLQPANVASRASPGGQQGRASGVPKKILALSAKLQAEHPDKDVRLCFQDEARFGLKPTSRRLWAKKGQRPTAPSTVKYQWTYLYAVVEPALGRVFWFVLPKVDTCVMSVFLRAYAASLPEKVIALLVLDGAGWHSTRKLKVPDNIVLAVLPPYSPELNPAERLWTLVREATHHQTFTDLDALEQRLCTRCVELDAQPQVISSATAYLGYYPESS; encoded by the coding sequence CCAGGCGGCCAGCAAGGAAGAGCAAGCGGCGTTCCAAAAAAAATCCTCGCACTGAGTGCCAAGCTCCAAGCCGAACATCCGGACAAGGACGTGCGGTTGTGCTTTCAGGACGAGGCGCGGTTCGGTCTCAAGCCCACGTCTCGCCGTCTGTGGGCCAAGAAAGGTCAGCGACCGACGGCGCCCAGTACCGTCAAGTACCAGTGGACGTACCTGTACGCAGTCGTCGAGCCTGCGCTGGGTCGGGTGTTCTGGTTCGTATTGCCGAAGGTTGACACGTGCGTCATGAGCGTCTTCTTGCGCGCCTATGCGGCTTCACTACCCGAGAAGGTCATCGCCCTGCTCGTGCTTGACGGTGCAGGCTGGCATTCGACCAGGAAACTCAAGGTGCCCGACAACATCGTGTTGGCCGTCTTGCCACCCTACTCGCCCGAACTCAACCCAGCTGAACGCTTGTGGACCTTGGTGCGTGAGGCGACGCACCACCAGACCTTCACTGATCTCGACGCCCTCGAACAGCGGCTGTGCACTCGCTGCGTGGAACTCGATGCACAGCCACAGGTCATTTCATCCGCAACGGCCTACTTGGGCTACTACCCTGAAAGTTCATGA